DNA sequence from the Nitrospinota bacterium genome:
CTTCCCCACGCCGCACGCGGTGAACATCGCCCGCTATCTTTTCCACGGCGGCGGCGCGGTTATGCCTATAATAGGTATCCTGTGTTTGGCCGCCTGCGCGCCGCCGCTGATCTGGTGCGCCATGCGGCTGGTGAAACGGCGGCTGGTTCCCGCCCCCTGAAAGGGGCGCCTGACAAAAGGAGGATTCCGATGGACGTTGTGATAATGATGGGCAGCAAGTCGGACATGGCGGCGATGGAAAAGGCGGCCGACATCCTGAAAGATTTCGGCGTTTCGTTCGAGGTACACGTCACCAGCGCGCACCGCTCGCCGGCGCGCACCGCGCAGATCGTCGACAAGGCGCACAAGGCGGGGGTGAAGATATTTATCGCCGCGGCCGGCCTCGCCGCGCATTTGGCGGGGGTGGTCGCCAGCCACACGGACAGGCCGGTGATCGGCGTGCCGATGGACGGCGGCCCGCTGCAGGGGATGGACGCCCTTCTTTCCACCGTGCAGATGCCGGGCGGCGTGCCGGTGGCCGGCATGGCGATAGGAAACAGCGGCGCGAAAAACGCCGCCTATCTGGCGGTGCGGATATTGGCGCTTTCAAATCCGGAATTGGCCGAAAAAAACCGCCGCTTCATCAAGGAACAGGCCGACGCCGTCGGCCTCTGACCGCCGCCCTTGTGGAATGATGCTGTAAATGGGGGGGGAAGATGAAAGAGTACCGCGCTCTGGTTATTTCCATATTTGCCATTTTCGCATTCGGCTCTGTTTCCTTTGCCGGGAGTCTCGCCGACCTAATAATCCGCAAGCCCCCGAATAAAGAAACCTCAGCCCAAGAAACGGAGAAACCTTCGAAAGCCGCTCCGGAGCCAGCCACAGCCGCCGAACCGGTTTCGGCCCTTCCCGCGGCCAAGGAGGAGAAATCGAAGAAGGAGGCGGTGGTTCTGATGCCGCTCATCGTCAGCGGCGTGGAACGGGACATGGTGGGGAACTTCGAGAACGCGCTTATCGAATCGCTTTCCACCACCTATAAGGTGTATTACGGTAAGAA
Encoded proteins:
- the purE gene encoding 5-(carboxyamino)imidazole ribonucleotide mutase, encoding MDVVIMMGSKSDMAAMEKAADILKDFGVSFEVHVTSAHRSPARTAQIVDKAHKAGVKIFIAAAGLAAHLAGVVASHTDRPVIGVPMDGGPLQGMDALLSTVQMPGGVPVAGMAIGNSGAKNAAYLAVRILALSNPELAEKNRRFIKEQADAVGL